ACCGACTTGCCTGTCGTTAGGCGCATAGCCGGCATCGACAGCCGCGACGCGCCGACGGCGGCTCCGAGCTTGTCAGCAACCGGCAGGATCACTTCCTTAAACTTCTCCGATGAGCCCAGCGCTCTGCCGCCCGAGATGACTATCTTGGCGGAGGTCAGCTCTGGACGCTCGGAGGCAGCCGTGACATCGGCAACGAAGGTCGAGAGACCTGAATTGGCCTTTACTGAGATCTCCTCGACCGGTGCCGAACCGTCAGCCCGGGCAGCGGCGAAGGAGGCGGTCCGCACGGTAATAACCTTCTTGGGTTTGCTCGTCTGCACTGTCTGGATGGCATTTCCGGCATATCGAACGCTTGAAAGTATCGGCAGAAACCACCTGGATGACTTCGGAAACCTGCGCCACATCGAGAAGCGCAGCCGCTCGCGGCATGATACTCTTGCCGACGCCGCTCGCAGCCGAAATGATGGTGTCGTAGCTGTCCGCGAGCGATATGATGAGAGCGGCCAATGGCTCTGCAAGGTTATGCGCAAATCGTCGCGTTCAGCAAGAAGACCCTTGGCAACAACCGAAAGCTTGGATGCCTGGTCAGCCGCGGCTTTCGCACTCTTGCCCGCTACAAGCACGTGCAAATCGGGACCGATTTTGCTGCCCGCTGACCGCGCCTTGGCGGTCCGGTCAGAAAGGGGCCGGTTGTCGTGATCAGCTAGAAGAAGAATAGCCACGGTAACTCCCTGGTTGACACCTACGAACTAAAGAACGCCGGCTTCGGTCTTCAGCCTGGAGACAAGCTCGGCGACCGAACCGACTTTGACGCCCGCCTTGCGACCGGCCGGTTCTTCGGTCTTCAGGCACCTTCAACCGTGGAGTGGTCTCGCCCCCAAAGTCGGCTTGGCTTTTCTTGTCAATCAGCCGCTTCTTGGCCTTCATGATTTTGGGCAGCGAGGCATAGCGCGGCTCGTTCAGGCGCAGATCCGTCGTTACCACCGCGGGCAGCGCAACCTCGATCATCTGCAGTCCGCCATCAATCTCGCGCGTGACTGTCGCCCTGCCATCCCCCATTTCACACTTTGAAGCGAAGGTCGCCTGGGCGCAACGTAGAAGAGCCGCAAGCATCTGGCCGTTGCCAACGATGATAAGGCCGGGCTTTTCGGCGTCAGCGCTGCCCTTCAGAATCTTGGCTACCGCGAGCGGCTCGATTGCATCTTCCGTCTCGACCAGAATTACCCGGTCCGCACCCATGGCAAGGGCCGTTCTCAACGTGTCCTTGGATTTGGCCGGACCTATCGAGACGACTACAACTTCCTTTGCTCGGCCGCCTTCCTTCAGCCGCAGCGCCTCTTCGACCGAGATCTCATCGAACGGATTCAGCGACATCTTGACGTTCGCAAGATCAACGCCAGAGCCATCCGGCTTGTCTCGGATCTTCACGTTGGAATCGACTACTCGTTTGACCGGGACAAGAACCTTCATATGCGAATTCGTCCTATATTTGCACCATGAGCGCGGCACGCCTTCGAATGATGAGGCAATACCGGGCTCAAGCTCTCGCTTCAGATTTCTATTCCCGGGGCTGCTTACTTCAAGTGGCAGCACCGAAAGCGCAACGGCTTGCTCATGCGCTCGCCAGGCGACTTTGTTCACCTTGCATCGATCCGCTGCGTGCTGATTTTCCGTGGCCGACCCGGCCCATCACGCTTTGACGCGCGTATTGTCGGGATCATAGAATGGGCGCGTCGATGCGATTGCAGCGTGCTTGACACCTGCCAGATCGATCTCGAACTGACCATTGCTAAGCCAATCAGGCCAGGCCTCCACGACATCCGCGACATAACCCATTGCGACCGAACAACCGAGCGTATGGCCATAGGCAGCCGATGTAGTCCGTCCGACATAAATGCCGTTTCGGTAAATCGGCTCGTCATGGAGCAGAATGGGTTCGGGGTCAGTTAGGCGGAAAAATGCAAGTCGGCGCCGAAGCCCTTCGGCTTTCAGCTTCTCGAGCGCTTTCCGACCGATGAAATCCTCATGCTTCCGCAATGAGACAGCAAAACCGAGACCGGCTTCCAAGGGACTATCGGTCGGCGTGATGTCGTGGCCGAAATGCCGGTAGCCTTTCTCAATGCGGAGCGATTCAATAGCGTGACCGCCGGCTAGCCGTAGTCCGAGATCTTCTCCCTCCTTGACCAGAAGATCGAATACCGGTCCAACGAACTCGGTAGGAAGATAAATCTCCCAACCCAGCTCTCCAACATACGTTACGCGCTGCGCTGTCGCGATTGCGTACCCGATCTCGATCTGCCGCGAGGATCGGAATGGGAAGGCCTCGTTCGAAAAGTCGGCGGGCGAAACCCTTCGCATCAAGTTTCGTGACTTTGGCCCCATGACGGACAGCACGGCAAAACCGGACGTGACATCCGTTACGACAACGCGGGAGTCCGGCCGTAGATTTTTTCGGATCCAATTAATGTCGGTGGGTTGCGCCGGGGCACTGGTAACCATCATGTAGCGCTTTTCGGACAAGCGGGTGAAAGTGACGTCCGCGACGATGCCGCCGCGACTGTTTAGCATCTGCGTGTACACTAGGTTTCCCAGAGCCACCGACATATTGTTTGCGCATATCCGCTGCAGCTCCGCTTCGGCGTCAGGCCCTTCGATGAAGGTCTTTCCAAACGAGGACAGGTCGAATATGGCGACATCTTCCCGGGCCGCGCGATGTTCGCCCGCCACGCATTCAAACCAATTCTGACGCCCAAACGAATATTCGTATTGGGACTTCACGCCGTCGCGAGCATACCAGTTGGCTCGCTCCCAACCGGCTGCACTGCCGAAAACTGCGCCCTTCTTTTGCAGACGTGAGTGGAGCGGAGTTTCACGGACCGGCCGCGCGGTTTCGAACTGTCGGTTGGGCCAGTGAATGGCTTGGAGCCGCCCCACACTCTCGGAGATTCGGTCGTGAAGAAATCTCTCATTGATCTCAAAATCGTTGAAGCGCGCAACGTCGAGGTCGGACAGATCCATCGTCGGCTCGCCCTGGACTATCCACTCGGACATCGCCTTGCCTACGCCGGCGGACATGACGATACCTTGGGAGTTAAATCCTGCAGCGACATAGAGATTTGCCACGTTTGGTGCTTCGCCGAGAATGAAGCGGTTGTCAGGCGTAAAGCTCTCGGGCCCGTTAAGGAAATGACGAATGCCCAGGTCTGCTAGGAGCGGGATGAGCTCCAATGCGTGCGACAGCGACCGCTCGAAATGGTCCCAGTCAGGGCTCAGCTCGCCGAAATGGAAGTTACTGGGGAGCTTTGACATCGGCAGGGGTTTAGCCCGCGGCTCGAAGGTACCGACTAGCAGTTTGCCCGCGTCTTCCTTGACGTAAACAAAGCCATCTCCGTCGCGAAGCACAGGAAGGTTCGGCGTGATATTCTTGTGTGTCTCGGTGACGACGTACATATGTTCGGCGGCATAGAGCGGGATCTTCAGTCCGATGGACTTACCTAGTTCACGAGACCAAGCACCCGCGCACAGAACAGCTACTTCGCACCCGATGTTGCCCTTGTCGGTAAGAACTCCTCGGATCGATCCGTTTTTGATCTGGAAACCTGTGACCGTGACGCCTTCGAAGATTTTGGCACCGCCTTGGCGTGCACCCTTCGCCAAGGCCTGCGTGGTGTCAATCGGGTTCGTCGTTCCGTCGCCGGGAATGTACGCTCCGCCCACCAATCTCTTGACGTCGACCAACGGATGGGATCGCCCGATTTCATCGGGGGTTACCATTTGAGCCTCTAGTTGGAAGTGATCAACGAGCGCGATTCGGCGGGCAATCTCCGTCAACCTTTCGGGCGTGCGCGCCAGCATCAGACTTCCGGTTTGACGAAAGCCAGTGTCTTGACCGGTTTCCTCCTTAAGCGCGCTGAATAGTTCGACTCCGTATCTGCTCAGATTAGTCATTATGAGCGAGGAGCGCAGCTGGCCCACGAGACCTGCGGCATGCCAAGTCGTGCCACAGGTTAGTTGGCCCCGCTCAAGAATGACAACATCCCGCCACCGCGCCTTGGTTAGATGATAGGCTATGCTCGTCCCGATGATTCCGCCGCCGACCACGATGACTTGCGCGTGCGAGGGTAGTGTCATGCGTCATTGTCTCCACATTTCGTAACGGATGAGTTTCGCCTTCCCTGGAAGTAAGTCATCAAAGGCCGGCGAGTTAGCTTGAGGCCGCAACGCTTCTGATGCGAAACGAGTTGAAGACGGGCGCTGAACAATCCGACTTGGACAATTTCTCAATCAAAGATCTCGCCTAGTCGGGCGATAACCGACGATTCCAGACCTAACAAAACACGACGTTCAACGAGCATCGCACACCGCCGCGACCGATCTTTAGATCGACAGCCCGAGCACTCCGAATGTACAGCACAATGCAAACGCCCGCCTACATGAAACGGCGTCATCACAGTTCACGGTACGCATCTTGAAAACCCTGGTGAACGGCAAAGGTCGGAATCAATGCTCCGAACTGGAGCAAGTCCCAAGACGCTCCACGGAAGAACCGTTCGCAAGCAGCTGCAAAGCAATCGATCGTCGGGCCGACCGAAAGGGCACGATCGCGGCGCTGACCCCGAACATAGTTGCGAGCAACATTGACAGCCGGCATCAATACGGCATTCCCGCACTCGGTCACGACGAAACTACTTCTTCGGTTGACCGCTAGCGCTTCAGTCTCAATCATTCAGGTCGCGCTCCCACCTTCGGTGACTGAGCGAGGACCCAGGCGCAGAGCTGCTGGTCCTATGCCCTACTTCATAGTTTGAGATTTAAAACTTCATCGACGCATGATGACGGCAAATATCGGCCGAAGTTGAAGGATTTCCGCAAAATGCCCCCCCTAGAGATCAATTTGGCTGCGACATTGCGGACCGGCTGTATCTACAGCGTTAGATCGAAGTATTGGGCAGAACACGCGGTAAACCCGGCGGACCGCCCCCACCCGCGACGCAAGTCGTCAATCAGTCTCGCCTCAGCACACCCCCTCATAGCCTTGGCGCGGCGCGCGCTGACGCGCTCTTGGGAAATTTTAAGCAGACACTCCAGTCGCCTCGGTGAAAGAGGTCTCACTTTGAGAACCAATCATCGGATGACGACAAGTAGACTCGTGCTCGCCTCCCGGTCTCGTGCCAAAGCTCCGCGCCGCTGGACACCATAAGCGGCGAGGCTCGGGTTTTCATACATCATGACTGCGACGCGGTCACACCACCGAAAATGAAAGTTGGTTCTTGGTCATTCAAGATTGATTTCGTAGCAACATGGCAAGATGCGAAAGTCTACTTTCCTCGAAAGCACAATCTCGGCGCAGAATGGCCTCCGGCGGGCATGCCGGAGGCCTTCTTGGAGGTTAAACGTTCATGCAAAGAGCCTGATTGTATCTCCTTCTACTGGTTTGACAGGAAACTCAGAAGTTTCGTTGAGCGCGGAGCAGTAGCGTGAGGGTGCCCTGGTCCTTCAGTTCGTAAGTACCGGCTGGCTTCGCGATGGACGCCTGCAGGGGCAGCGTCACGGTGCTTCCGCTCGCATATTTCTGATCGAGCATGGTATAGGAGAGGTCGGCCGAGAACGTCAGGTTCTTAACTGGGGTCCAGCCACTGTAAATGCCGACGGTTGCGTAGTTGAAGTCCGGGTTACAGCCGGCAAGACCGCTGGACAGGGCCAACGTGCCGACGAACGCACCGCAGATGTAGCTCTTTGCGGTGCCGTTGTAGCGCACAGCCGCGTAGGCGCCATAGATGCTGGTGAACCAGTGCGGATCCCAGTTGTGATTAAAAGCGCCATTGAGACCATAGGTCGTGGTCAATTCTTGGCCAGCACCAGCAACGAAAACGGAATCGGAAAGACCAGCAAGCCCGATGGTTTGGTAAGCTCCCGGCACGCCGCCGCCGCCGCCGTACATCGCGAAGGCAGACGGCAAATAGCTCTGGAAGTTGTAGCGGCTTGCACCGTACGTATACACACCCTGCAGGTTGATGCTGTCACCCGCTCCCGTCGGAATGTTCTTGATGGACAACGCCAACTGACCAGCCCCCCCCCATTTATCGCCCGGGTGCCCAGTGACCTCTGAAGCTCCATAGTAGCCGGCATGATTGTTGTGAGCCGCTAACGATGCCTGGACGAGACCCCATGCCTGGTCAACACGAACCATTGCAACGAGGTCAGGCGCCCGTGAACCGCCAATATCATTTGCTCCGTATGCACCGGTAGCAAGCCCCGCCGTTGTTGCGCCATTCACGTTCCAAACGTTGGTCGTGTAATTTTGGACCTGGTCCTGAACCGAGAAAGCAGCCGTCATCCCCTGACCGAAATCGGAGGTATAGGTGAGCTGGTTCACACGCTCCCAGCCACCGCCACCCGGAAGCTCCATCATGTTGCCAGGGTATTCGGCCCACGGCGCCGAGAACTGCGACTGCGCCTTACCAAAGGTGAATCCCGCGAACTGGATGAAGGCGTCGAAGACACCGAGCACACCAGCTCCAGGAACGTTGGACCCCGAGTCATAGGCGGTTGCACCACCCGCAGCACCCGCGCCGGCGCCGCCGTAGCCCCCGTCGGTCCAAGTATACACCCCGTAGAAGTAGGCGCGAACCATGCCGTACTCTGTCGCGGTGCGCGTATCCATCGTGAGCGCACCACGAGAACGCGACAAGTAGTAATTGCTCAGGCGATTATGCGCACCAGCAACACCTCCGGTCGCGAAGCCACCGTCAGAGTTACTGCCGAGTTGGAGATCCGTACGCAGATAGCCGCCCAGCCTGGCGCAAGTGTCCGTGCCCGGGATGTAGTAGAAACCAGCACCGTACAACGAACAGACCTTTACGTACTCGATCACCTTCGCCTTCAAAGGGAGATCGGCCGCTTGCGCCCCCCCCCCCACAAGCACCGCGGCGGAGCCGAGAAAAAAGCTCGTTGTCAAGTTCATCGATAAACCTCCAAGTTGGAAACGCCGTTTCCGTCCTTCAAAAATCCGCCGTCGCCCTTGAACGGGCTGAGCTTGACGGACCGACTCCGAGGCACCCCTCGAGTCTCCCGCCTTATAAATTTGACGAATGATTGTTGCAATAAATTAATATCATCAATTATATTTGGTGCGTCAATGTTGCAATATGGCAACATACGCCCCTACTTGAACACCCGCTCCCGAGGGAGAATACAAAAAGAGCCCCCAGGGGGCATCCTGGAGGCTCCAACTGTGGAGATTTCGCATAAACCGCTGGCCAAGAGGCATTGCGATTGTGGTGGAACCATCGACTACTTAATTGCATTTGTCAATTGACATTTTTGAATAGCAGTTGTGTACGTGCTACTCTTTTTCGAGCTCCCACGAGAGGTTACTAAGTTCGCGATCTTTTGTGTCGAACCAGCACTTGAAGTGGCGGAAAACTGTCATGGCCGAAAAAGAACATTCGGAAAGAGCCGTGCGCGATTTCTTCTGGAACATCGTCGAACTCCACTCACACCTTGAGGAAATACATAAGGGATGGGGCCAGATGCTGGGCATATCGGAGCCTCAGTGGCTGATTTTGATGGCGATAGACGAACTCGATGAAGGTCGCGGCGTTTCAGGAATCGCCGTTGCGAACAAGCTGAGGATTCACCCCGCCTTCGTCACCAATCAAACTAAGAAACTCGAGAGTCTGGAACTTTTGGCACGCCTCCCCTCACCTGATGACGGAAGATTCTTGCAGATGTCGCTGACCGAAAAAGCGCGCGCAGGAATTACGGCTCTGTCGATCACGAGAACAGCCGTTAATTCGACTATCTTTGCCGAGCTTGACGAGGAATCTCTTCGGTACCTGAATCAACGACTGATCTCGATTGCCAAGAATAGTCGGTTGGCCGCTCAGAAACTGAGCTTGGGCATATTGTAGCGCGGAAGGGCTCGCCCGGAGAAACTAGTCGCCAAAGTTCTTTATCGTTTGCGGCCTTCTGGCGCTCCGGAGCACACGTCGAGTTGGTAACGTGTTGGAGTAGTCCGGAGATCAATAGCGCCGGCGAAGGTTTTTACTGAGCCATTGGGCAAGCATAATTTCTCGGGCGAATTGTTTCTAGTTTGCTCTCCAGCCATCCGAGGATGCAATCATCGGAGCGCACGAAGTTCTCGATCTCTCCAACTGCAGTCCGTATCATATGTGGAATGGCCAATTCCAGATCAATGCGCGCCGCTGTACAGTCCGCTTGAAGTTCGATCGCCTCCGAGATGCTGACCGTACCGCGCCCACCGGCTACCACGAGAACCGGGCATCTCACCTGCCGGACTAATCGCGAGCGAAGTGCAGAGATCATCCCCTCATCCAGGACGTCATCAGTCATCGTCATCCAGCCGACAGACGCTCGGGTACGCGCCCAATCCCAAAGTCCGCCGTCGCAAACCGCCGCGGCAACCCGCCCGTCAGATACAGCAAACGTCGTAGCCAGAACCGCCGACAACCCTTCTCCATACACGCCGATCCGGGCGGCATCGACATCCGGCCGAGCTGAAAGATAGTCCAGGCAGCAAGATAGGGAAATTTCCGACTGGCCGCGCCAATGATTTGAAACCTCATCGTGAGAGACAACGAGGATTGAGATGCGCCGCCCGATCACCGCCGGCAAGAGCCTTCCTAGGAGGGTCACCGCAGTTTCCTGATCTCTGCTAATGCAAATAACTGCCGGCGCAGGTAGCTCCGGGCTGCCGGCAGGCAAGTAATAGGCCGACAGCTCGACGACATCACAGCAGACTTGTATTCGCTCCAGCTTGCGCTCAAGAGGTGCCCCGAACCTCTGAATGCCAGCTTCGACTTTGGCGGAGACGTCGAGGTTTTGTGGATCTTCTTCTTCACCTAATCGTCTGGCAACTTCGAAGGCGGTCAGCGCGCACAGCCAAGCTTCGATCGCCTCATCAAGGCGCTTCTTTTCGACGTTTAGGTCCCCAAGCTGGCACTGAGCATCTCCGATGCTTGTCCATCTCGCAACCCAGTTGTTCCGGCTTACGCCGTCGCGATCGTCGGGGACATTGTCAAGGAACATCGCGGCTCCTGATCGTGTGGAGACGAGATTATCCCCAATATGGGGCGGCTCAGCGCATAGCATCCGATTCCCCCTCCGGCGCGAATTCTTCACCATCCGCTCAAGAATTTCGTACGGAGATCGAACCGCGCCCATCTATCGCTATAAGCTAGAGGGTTGTCGGCCTTCATTCATCTCCTTCATTACGAAAATACTACTGAGGCAACGAGCAGAAAATCACCAATATCGGTCTCGTTGTGGGGAATTTCTGCATCGAGCGCGCATTTTTATCTATTTCATGCTGCGCGTTAACCAAGCTTGCAAACCTGAGCCAACAACGGGTGCTTGGCCATCGAACGGCGCGATGGCGAGACTTACACACTAGGCGAGATCACGCCTTGTGGCAGCTCATTCGGCGGCCAGCCGGCTTTGCACTTCGAACCGCAACGCGCCCGAGGGAAGAGAGTAGGGACCGATCGCGCGTGCTGCTCGCATTGCTGCAGCAGAGCGCGCACTCTCTGCCTGGCACGCGGCTGAGCAGGCCGCACTACGCGACGAATCTGTACAGATCCTTTCGATCAACGGGCAACGGCCGACTTTACCGAAGTGCAGAGCGAAGCGCTGCGCAACTACGGGACGGGCGTGATCTTGTGCCGCGGAGACGAGTTCGTTTTAAACGCTGCCTGCTCCAGCTCCTCCCAACGGACAAGCAGCCGGAGCACAATAGCGCCATCATCAGCTGCTCGCCTGCCTCTCGCAGGTTCTGCGCTTAGCAGGATTCCAGGAGATCAGCTCTCTCAAAATTTCCTTCGTGGCCTATCGAGCCATCCGCCCGTGTTTGCCGTCCGCTGCAAGTGTAGCGAAATCCTTTCTCCGCCGCGAGCCGCTCTAACAGTGGTGCCGGTTCGAGCGATCGATCGCCGGTTCGTTTAGCTTAATAAGCGAGCCTGTCGGCAATAAGACTAAGGCCGACTTCGTTAGCCCAATACATCGGACCGCCGCGATAGACCGAGCCTCCCAAAACCATTTAGCCAAACCACCTCAATATCGCTAGGACGAGCTGCGATGCCTTCTTCGAGAATGCGCGCATCTTCGTTGATCATGGTGACCTTGCCCCCAAGTTTTATCCAGTCCTGAGTTCGCCCTGGCGTGTGGATTTGCCGGGTTGGGCGGTGGTAGCGACGGGAGCTGGCGCGGAGCCCTCGAGATACGCAGCGCCAGATCCCGTCGCGGGTGGCATTTGCTGGCGAACTCGGAGGGCGTCTTCCATCCGAGCTGCGAGTGTGGTCGTTCATCGTTGTAATCGGCCCGCCAACATCCGAGCGCGATGCGGGCCTAGGCCAGCGACGTGAACATCGTCTCATTCAACAGTTCATCCCGCAGCCAGCCTGAAGCTCTCGATGAAGGCGTTCTGAATGGGCTTACCCGGGGCGATGTAGTGCCATGCGACGCGGCTCTGATCGGCCCAGGTCAGGATGGCGTTGCTGGCGAGCTCGCTGCCGTTGTCGCTGACCACCATTTTCGGCTTGCTGCGCTCAATCAGTAGCCGGCGCAGTTCCCGCGCCACCCGGGTGCCGGAGAGCGAGATGTCAGCCACCAGCGCCAGACACTCGCGGGTATGGCCGGGGACCGCGCGACGCACTCATGTGCGCCTCGTGGTGCAGTCGTCGACCACGGTCAGGATGCGGAAGCGGCGGCCATCGGTGAGCTGGTCCGATACGAAGTCAAGCGACCAGCGATCGTTGGGGGCCATCGGCACCATCATCAGGGCCCCGGTCCCAATTGCTCGCTTGCGGCCGCCACGGCGCCGCACTGCGAGCTTCTCCTCCCGGTAGAGCCGGAAGAGCTTCTCGTGGTTGACCAGATAGCCCTCTCGCTTGAGCAAAACATGGAGGCGCCGATAGCCGAAGCGACGGCGCTCCTGGGCCATCGCCCTCATGCGTTGACGCAGGGCGGCTTCATCCGCCCGGGTCGTCTGGTATCTGACGGTCATGCGGCAATAGCCGATGGCTTTACTTACACGCACGCCATTCGCTCATCCCGTGGGCCTCCATGAGATGCGCGACAGCTTTCCGCGGCGTCACCACTTCTTTCCCAACAAGTCCTTCAACGCCGCGTTGTCCAGCATGGCGTCGGCCAGCAGCCGCTCCAGCCGCTTGTTCTCATCCTCCAGCGTCTTCAGCCGCTTGGCCTATGAGACCTCCATCCCGCCAAACTTAGCTTTCCATTTGTAGATACTGGCGTCACTGCCACCGTGCTTCCGGCACAGATCGGCAACTGAAACGCCAGCCTCGTGCTCCTTCAAAATCCCGTTGATCTGCTCTTCCGAAAAGCGGCTGCGCTTCATGCTCTGGTCCTCGCGCGGGGCCAGAACGAACTTAAAACTGGATTAAGCCCGTGGGGCAAGGCGTTGGATAGCTCAGGCGCTCCAGACTCTCATCATCGCAAATTGCGCGACGCTTGGGTCCGAGTTTTTTCAGTGTTTTTGGCGATTAGCCTCTCCACCTCGGGTTCTGGAATTGGCGTGCGCGATCCGGTATCATACTTGTACCAGCCCTTGCCGGTCTTTTGACCAAATCGACCGGCCTTGCACAACGCATTCTCGATTTCAGATCGTGATGCCCTGCGCCTTGGGCCATTGCAAGCTGATCCAACCCCGCTAGATCGCTCACAGCGAACGAACCCATCGGCATGCCAAACTTGAGCACTACCGCATCAATCTGCTGGGACAGGGCGCCCTCTGCTTGTAATCTTGTTCAAACATTCGATTGCCGACCAATCCGTCGCAAACTCCGACCACCACTGGCACTTTGCTGATCCTGCGCGCTACCGAGACCGGTCACGAGCGCCTCGGGCGTTGTTCGCGCACTGCGAACGTTTTGCACAACTTCATAACGTTCGCCGGCGAAAAAATGCATCCCCAATGTGTCCCTCCGGACGCGATGTGTGATTGGCAATCTCATCGATGCTTAGACAGGGGGTATCTGAGGCAAGTACCGCGCCGGGCTTTCTTACACTCGCAGAGCTGTCGACGGACATCTATCTTAAGTGCCATGGATTCAAAGGCCGCCTCTATGATGAGGTCAGCGCCTCTAACATTTTCGATGCCCACCATAGCTTGGATCAGAACCATGCGTTTGGCAGGTGTATCGGCCGAGATCCGCCGCGAGCACGGTCGCCTCCCAGTTCTTACGCACCGCGGCCATGCCACGCTTGAGCTGCTCCCTGCCCTTCTCGATCAGTGTCACGTGTATCCCCGCATTGGCGAAAGACATTGCGATACCGCCGCCCCTTGTGCCTGCGCCGAGGATCGCCACGGATTCGACCACGCGTGATGGTCGTTTTGGGGACATCCGCGATCTTGGCCGCGTCGCGCTCGGCAAAGACCGCATAGCAGTGCCTTGGACTTATCGCTTCCTCTCAGTTTGAGGAAAGCGTATACTCCTTTTTCCGCCGTTCCTCGAACAGGAGGTCTATCGCGCATGCGATCGCGGCGGCGAAAGGCGCTTCCAGGCGACGCACCCGTTTCGTCGTTGAAGCGACCGCAATCGTAAGGATCGCCCGGTCGATCCTTG
This genomic stretch from Bradyrhizobium sp. CCGB12 harbors:
- a CDS encoding MarR family winged helix-turn-helix transcriptional regulator, coding for MAEKEHSERAVRDFFWNIVELHSHLEEIHKGWGQMLGISEPQWLILMAIDELDEGRGVSGIAVANKLRIHPAFVTNQTKKLESLELLARLPSPDDGRFLQMSLTEKARAGITALSITRTAVNSTIFAELDEESLRYLNQRLISIAKNSRLAAQKLSLGIL
- a CDS encoding S9 family peptidase, with protein sequence MFLDNVPDDRDGVSRNNWVARWTSIGDAQCQLGDLNVEKKRLDEAIEAWLCALTAFEVARRLGEEEDPQNLDVSAKVEAGIQRFGAPLERKLERIQVCCDVVELSAYYLPAGSPELPAPAVICISRDQETAVTLLGRLLPAVIGRRISILVVSHDEVSNHWRGQSEISLSCCLDYLSARPDVDAARIGVYGEGLSAVLATTFAVSDGRVAAAVCDGGLWDWARTRASVGWMTMTDDVLDEGMISALRSRLVRQVRCPVLVVAGGRGTVSISEAIELQADCTAARIDLELAIPHMIRTAVGEIENFVRSDDCILGWLESKLETIRPRNYACPMAQ
- a CDS encoding FAD-dependent oxidoreductase; translated protein: MTLPSHAQVIVVGGGIIGTSIAYHLTKARWRDVVILERGQLTCGTTWHAAGLVGQLRSSLIMTNLSRYGVELFSALKEETGQDTGFRQTGSLMLARTPERLTEIARRIALVDHFQLEAQMVTPDEIGRSHPLVDVKRLVGGAYIPGDGTTNPIDTTQALAKGARQGGAKIFEGVTVTGFQIKNGSIRGVLTDKGNIGCEVAVLCAGAWSRELGKSIGLKIPLYAAEHMYVVTETHKNITPNLPVLRDGDGFVYVKEDAGKLLVGTFEPRAKPLPMSKLPSNFHFGELSPDWDHFERSLSHALELIPLLADLGIRHFLNGPESFTPDNRFILGEAPNVANLYVAAGFNSQGIVMSAGVGKAMSEWIVQGEPTMDLSDLDVARFNDFEINERFLHDRISESVGRLQAIHWPNRQFETARPVRETPLHSRLQKKGAVFGSAAGWERANWYARDGVKSQYEYSFGRQNWFECVAGEHRAAREDVAIFDLSSFGKTFIEGPDAEAELQRICANNMSVALGNLVYTQMLNSRGGIVADVTFTRLSEKRYMMVTSAPAQPTDINWIRKNLRPDSRVVVTDVTSGFAVLSVMGPKSRNLMRRVSPADFSNEAFPFRSSRQIEIGYAIATAQRVTYVGELGWEIYLPTEFVGPVFDLLVKEGEDLGLRLAGGHAIESLRIEKGYRHFGHDITPTDSPLEAGLGFAVSLRKHEDFIGRKALEKLKAEGLRRRLAFFRLTDPEPILLHDEPIYRNGIYVGRTTSAAYGHTLGCSVAMGYVADVVEAWPDWLSNGQFEIDLAGVKHAAIASTRPFYDPDNTRVKA
- a CDS encoding porin; this translates as MNLTTSFFLGSAAVLVGGGAQAADLPLKAKVIEYVKVCSLYGAGFYYIPGTDTCARLGGYLRTDLQLGSNSDGGFATGGVAGAHNRLSNYYLSRSRGALTMDTRTATEYGMVRAYFYGVYTWTDGGYGGAGAGAAGGATAYDSGSNVPGAGVLGVFDAFIQFAGFTFGKAQSQFSAPWAEYPGNMMELPGGGGWERVNQLTYTSDFGQGMTAAFSVQDQVQNYTTNVWNVNGATTAGLATGAYGANDIGGSRAPDLVAMVRVDQAWGLVQASLAAHNNHAGYYGASEVTGHPGDKWGGAGQLALSIKNIPTGAGDSINLQGVYTYGASRYNFQSYLPSAFAMYGGGGGVPGAYQTIGLAGLSDSVFVAGAGQELTTTYGLNGAFNHNWDPHWFTSIYGAYAAVRYNGTAKSYICGAFVGTLALSSGLAGCNPDFNYATVGIYSGWTPVKNLTFSADLSYTMLDQKYASGSTVTLPLQASIAKPAGTYELKDQGTLTLLLRAQRNF